In Francisella hispaniensis FSC454, a genomic segment contains:
- a CDS encoding acyl-CoA desaturase gives METQSNKLTIIAFAIMHLACLAIFFVNYNITALVVFLVTFSARTFALTAGYHRYFAHKAFQTSRVFQFILALVGTWASQKGPLWWSGHHRYHHIHSDKDTDLHSPKNGIFQSHVGWVFESRSDHVDPKFTKDWVKYPELVWIDKYAHVSFALYLVGLFALGSLVSHFYPRLETSGLAFVFWGGILSTVLLYHTTFSVNSICHIFGSKDYETSDNSRNNWFIALITFGEGWHNNHHKFAYSVRNNLKVWQIDITYMILCVLRKFRIVWDFKQPKKTI, from the coding sequence ATGGAAACACAGTCTAATAAACTGACGATAATAGCATTTGCTATTATGCACTTAGCCTGTTTGGCAATATTTTTTGTAAATTATAATATTACAGCGCTAGTTGTATTTCTTGTTACATTCTCAGCTAGAACATTTGCTTTGACAGCTGGATATCATCGTTACTTTGCACACAAAGCTTTTCAAACCTCTAGAGTGTTTCAATTTATCTTAGCGTTAGTAGGTACTTGGGCGTCTCAAAAAGGACCGCTTTGGTGGTCAGGTCATCATAGATATCACCACATTCATTCTGACAAAGACACAGATCTACACTCACCTAAAAATGGTATCTTTCAATCACACGTAGGCTGGGTTTTTGAATCTAGAAGCGACCATGTAGATCCAAAATTTACCAAAGACTGGGTTAAATATCCTGAGCTAGTATGGATAGATAAATATGCTCATGTATCATTTGCTCTATATCTGGTAGGGCTTTTTGCTTTAGGGAGCCTAGTCAGTCACTTTTATCCTAGACTTGAAACATCTGGACTGGCATTTGTCTTCTGGGGAGGGATACTAAGTACCGTCTTGCTATACCATACCACTTTTAGTGTAAACTCAATTTGCCATATTTTTGGCTCTAAAGATTACGAAACTTCAGATAATAGTCGCAACAATTGGTTTATAGCTCTAATTACATTTGGTGAAGGTTGGCATAATAATCATCATAAATTTGCTTACTCGGTTAGAAATAATCTTAAAGTGTGGCAAATAGATATTACCTATATGATTTTATGTGTCTTGAGAAAGTTCAGAATAGTTTGGGATTTTAAACAACCAAAGAAAACAATTTAG
- a CDS encoding PrpF domain-containing protein: protein MESFVKGSIFRGGTSKALLLNKEDLSDYQLNHIDDIVISIMGSPHKRQIDGIGNGDSLCSKVAIVSKSLDEGVDLEYFFMQVSVNDRFVDKTVNCGNIASSIAPFAVNSKIINIEDNLSSANLKVKNINTDVIFETKICVKNGSYFSDGDMSIDGVNNTYSPIELNFFNPIGAKTGKLLPTGNVVDHIDGIDVSCIDVAVPMIIIDSTKFDKTGKETKDLLDKDKELLRKIEKIRKKASYLMGLGDCSKKVIPKVCLISKPASKANSICSRYFTPFDCHSTHSVSGAMCLASSLFIEGSIACQVINDRIENDIGIINIEHPSGIIPISYQVDNNQDVRKIKIIKMGFFRTARELVRGIFFYKL, encoded by the coding sequence ATGGAAAGCTTTGTAAAAGGCAGTATTTTTAGAGGAGGTACCTCTAAAGCTCTCTTATTAAATAAAGAAGACTTATCAGATTATCAATTAAATCATATAGATGATATTGTTATTAGTATTATGGGCTCACCACACAAAAGGCAAATAGATGGTATAGGAAATGGAGATTCTCTTTGTAGTAAGGTAGCGATTGTTAGTAAATCATTAGATGAGGGAGTTGATTTAGAATATTTTTTTATGCAGGTCAGTGTTAATGATAGGTTTGTAGATAAAACTGTAAACTGTGGGAATATAGCTTCTTCAATAGCTCCTTTTGCAGTAAATTCAAAAATAATCAATATCGAAGATAATTTATCATCAGCTAATTTGAAAGTTAAGAATATAAATACTGATGTGATTTTTGAAACAAAAATATGTGTAAAAAATGGTAGTTATTTTTCGGATGGTGATATGTCTATAGATGGAGTTAATAATACCTATTCGCCGATAGAGTTAAATTTTTTTAATCCAATAGGTGCCAAAACAGGAAAACTTTTACCAACAGGTAATGTAGTGGATCATATAGATGGAATAGATGTGTCATGCATAGATGTGGCAGTTCCTATGATTATTATTGATTCTACTAAATTTGATAAAACAGGGAAGGAGACGAAAGATCTTCTAGATAAAGATAAAGAGCTATTAAGAAAAATAGAAAAGATAAGAAAAAAGGCATCTTATCTTATGGGCTTGGGCGATTGTAGTAAGAAAGTTATTCCTAAAGTCTGCTTAATATCAAAACCTGCTAGCAAAGCTAATTCTATATGTTCAAGATACTTTACTCCTTTTGATTGTCATTCGACTCATTCAGTATCTGGAGCCATGTGCTTAGCATCTAGCTTATTTATTGAAGGTTCGATTGCCTGTCAGGTTATAAATGACAGAATAGAAAATGATATTGGCATCATCAACATAGAACACCCATCAGGAATAATCCCTATATCTTATCAGGTAGATAATAATCAAGATGTAAGAAAAATTAAAATTATCAAAATGGGTTTTTTCAGGACAGCAAGGGAGTTAGTGAGAGGAATTTTTTTCTATAAATTATAA
- a CDS encoding SAM-dependent methyltransferase, protein MFEKIVKKNLLESLDKIEYGELYLTPPEGETIYTKGAKPGPIADLKLKDWRTVVNLKLKSDIGFAADYRDGYWETSDLKSLIHLGLENEEAFGQYMKPNIFFKLFHKIGYLTKRNSIKQSKKNIYDHYDLGNDFYSLWLDRTMTYSSALYKNQNETLEQAQINKYKNIVDKFDKKDGSIIEIGCGWGGFAETALTSGNYFLKGITLSEEQHAYAKKRLTGKNAEIVIEDYRIQTGKYDYIVSIEMIEAVGREYWNTYFSKLKSLLKEDGKIIIQAIVIDDALFAEYAKGTDMIRTFIFPGGFLPSMEQINLELDKVNLKCVGKESFAKDYAKTLDEWDKNFINVEQELIKLGFDKRFQRMWRFYLNSCSAAFTHGRIDVVQLEIVHA, encoded by the coding sequence ATGTTTGAGAAAATAGTAAAAAAAAATCTGCTCGAATCACTAGATAAGATTGAGTATGGTGAACTATATTTGACTCCTCCCGAAGGAGAAACAATATACACCAAAGGCGCAAAACCAGGACCAATAGCAGATTTGAAGCTCAAGGATTGGCGTACAGTTGTCAACCTTAAACTAAAATCAGATATTGGCTTTGCTGCTGATTATCGCGATGGTTATTGGGAGACTTCTGATCTTAAATCCCTCATACATCTAGGCTTAGAGAATGAAGAAGCTTTTGGACAATATATGAAACCGAACATTTTCTTCAAACTTTTTCACAAAATTGGCTACTTGACTAAAAGAAATAGTATCAAACAAAGTAAAAAAAATATCTATGATCATTATGACTTAGGTAATGATTTTTATAGCCTATGGTTAGATAGAACTATGACCTACTCCTCTGCTTTATATAAAAATCAGAATGAAACATTAGAACAAGCACAAATCAATAAATACAAAAATATAGTTGATAAGTTCGATAAAAAAGATGGTTCTATAATCGAGATAGGTTGTGGTTGGGGTGGTTTTGCTGAAACAGCTCTAACTAGTGGTAACTATTTCCTAAAAGGCATTACACTTTCTGAAGAGCAACATGCTTACGCTAAAAAGCGCTTAACTGGCAAAAATGCTGAAATTGTAATCGAAGACTACCGCATCCAGACTGGCAAATATGATTATATTGTCTCTATTGAGATGATCGAGGCTGTTGGTAGAGAATATTGGAATACATATTTTTCAAAGCTTAAATCACTACTTAAAGAAGATGGTAAAATTATCATTCAAGCAATAGTTATTGATGATGCGCTTTTTGCTGAGTATGCTAAAGGTACTGATATGATTAGAACCTTTATCTTCCCAGGTGGTTTTCTGCCATCTATGGAGCAAATTAATCTTGAACTTGATAAAGTTAACTTAAAATGTGTAGGTAAAGAATCTTTTGCTAAAGATTATGCAAAAACTCTTGACGAGTGGGACAAAAACTTTATAAACGTTGAGCAAGAGCTTATAAAACTTGGTTTTGATAAGCGTTTTCAAAGGATGTGGCGTTTTTATCTAAACTCTTGCAGTGCTGCATTCACACATGGTCGTATTGATGTCGTACAACTGGAGATTGTTCATGCTTAG
- a CDS encoding SDR family NAD(P)-dependent oxidoreductase: MQKFAGKTIWIIGATDGIGKAVLKKLDNSIKAEFIISTRALDKLQNIAANLKNTSHILSFDVADFAEFEKAAAKALNYKPDFIIYLPAFYEPSLIADIAITNLNKTIQTNLTAVFYLIRFVLPFLKKNPDCQLAITASVAGYIGLPRSQPYAATKAGVINLVESLKAENPELDIRLINPSFVKTKLTDKNNFKMPALLKPEQAADSIIKGLETSKFEIHFTKKFTIILKLIAALPYKLYFKIAKKMI; this comes from the coding sequence ATGCAAAAGTTTGCAGGTAAAACAATCTGGATAATTGGTGCAACAGATGGTATTGGTAAAGCAGTTCTAAAAAAGCTTGATAATTCTATCAAAGCAGAATTTATTATATCAACACGCGCTCTAGATAAACTACAAAATATAGCAGCCAATCTTAAAAACACCTCTCATATACTAAGCTTTGATGTTGCTGACTTTGCAGAATTTGAGAAAGCCGCAGCTAAAGCTCTTAACTATAAACCCGATTTTATTATATACTTACCTGCATTTTATGAGCCATCATTAATTGCTGATATTGCAATCACCAATCTTAACAAGACTATCCAAACTAATTTAACTGCAGTTTTCTACTTAATTAGATTTGTGCTACCTTTTCTGAAGAAAAATCCTGATTGTCAACTTGCCATAACAGCAAGTGTTGCAGGCTATATTGGACTTCCTAGATCACAACCTTATGCAGCAACTAAAGCTGGTGTAATAAACTTAGTTGAAAGTCTCAAAGCTGAAAATCCAGAGCTTGATATTCGCCTAATCAATCCTAGCTTTGTCAAAACTAAACTTACTGATAAAAATAATTTTAAAATGCCAGCATTACTGAAGCCAGAACAAGCTGCTGATAGTATTATTAAAGGTTTGGAAACAAGTAAATTTGAGATTCACTTTACAAAAAAATTCACTATAATTCTAAAACTTATTGCGGCACTACCATATAAGCTATACTTCAAGATTGCTAAGAAAATGATCTAA
- the rnr gene encoding ribonuclease R: MSKYSIHNDPNKDIEAQKYENPIPSREVILNYIRDVKLPVSIENIADVLEIFKKNLFEGLVNRLGAMVRDGQLEKDRSYYNLPEMAPIYITSKVTADRDSRLELFSHTLNTKVGIVSHQAKMVMVGDEVTAKVLGLNKRGRIDAEIKTIVTRAQKTVTGYYYKSFDCDFIKPISKSITSDIVLLPPKQKIEHNSLIEAEIVVYPSISSAAVAKFKQEVEAVSPVKEAMMMATQKYDLIEQWSKKALHYLDNISDDVVVGNRVDLRNEHFVTIDGEDAKDFDDAVYAHKTKSGSWKLYVAIADVSNYVEKDSALDLDAKRRSTSVYFPGYVIPMLPEKLSNGLCSLRPNEDRYSLVCEMNISKEGKLSRYKFYSAVINSKARLTYTEVAKLLEKKQNTIVENTPELVPNIFDLYELYKVLHQARQERGAIDFDTVETQIILNDYNHIESIIPRHRNDAHRLIEECMLVANVAAAKFTIKHKKTSPFRVHSEPKEDRMETLKKYLAKHGIHFAYGKNGKVTPKALAQMLASIKDRPDYDDIQMMTLRSMNQAVYSINNDGHFGLAYSEYTHFTSPIRRYPDLVVHRIIKSIIGEYEHGAADYKPSELANICENASDQERNADAASKQVENWLKCYFMQDYIGHVLEAQIKHVNGLGLFAELKDMYIEGLIHVSAIPGDYYIYDEAKDILIGKRTHKVYKIGQDITVRVVRADLERIHIDFELYDPRKSFVENSSAKPFAKKLKKIKKAKKKKVRSRKKNKTKAKLAH; this comes from the coding sequence GTGAGTAAGTACAGCATACATAATGATCCGAATAAGGATATTGAAGCGCAAAAATATGAAAACCCAATTCCAAGTAGGGAAGTGATCTTAAACTATATAAGAGACGTAAAGCTTCCTGTAAGCATTGAGAATATAGCAGATGTTTTAGAGATTTTTAAAAAAAATCTTTTCGAAGGGCTTGTAAATCGTTTGGGTGCAATGGTTAGGGATGGTCAGCTAGAGAAGGATAGATCATATTATAATTTGCCGGAAATGGCGCCAATATATATCACATCTAAGGTTACTGCAGATAGAGATTCTCGTTTAGAGTTATTTAGTCATACTCTAAATACAAAGGTGGGTATAGTATCGCATCAAGCAAAAATGGTAATGGTTGGTGATGAGGTAACCGCAAAAGTTCTTGGGCTTAATAAGCGTGGTCGAATAGATGCGGAAATTAAAACCATAGTGACAAGAGCTCAGAAGACAGTCACGGGCTATTATTATAAGAGCTTTGACTGTGATTTTATTAAGCCGATAAGCAAAAGCATAACAAGTGACATAGTGCTATTACCACCAAAGCAAAAAATAGAGCATAACTCTTTAATAGAAGCTGAGATTGTTGTTTATCCTAGTATAAGTAGTGCAGCTGTTGCTAAATTTAAGCAAGAGGTCGAAGCAGTATCTCCAGTTAAAGAAGCGATGATGATGGCAACACAGAAATATGATTTAATTGAGCAGTGGAGTAAAAAGGCTTTACACTATTTAGATAATATTTCTGATGACGTGGTTGTTGGCAATAGGGTTGATCTACGTAATGAACACTTTGTAACAATTGATGGTGAAGATGCTAAAGATTTTGATGATGCTGTTTATGCACACAAGACTAAAAGTGGTAGTTGGAAGTTATATGTGGCAATTGCAGATGTCTCAAATTATGTTGAGAAAGATTCGGCTTTAGATTTAGACGCTAAGCGTCGTTCTACTTCAGTGTATTTCCCTGGTTATGTGATACCAATGCTACCAGAGAAGCTATCAAATGGTTTGTGTTCATTAAGACCAAATGAAGATAGATATTCTCTAGTTTGTGAGATGAATATTAGTAAGGAAGGTAAGCTTTCTAGATATAAGTTTTATTCAGCAGTAATAAATTCAAAGGCTCGCTTAACATATACAGAAGTAGCCAAACTTCTAGAAAAGAAACAAAATACTATAGTTGAGAATACTCCTGAGTTGGTACCTAATATATTTGATTTATACGAGTTGTATAAAGTACTTCATCAAGCTAGACAAGAGCGAGGTGCTATAGATTTTGATACAGTTGAAACACAAATTATACTGAATGATTACAATCATATCGAATCAATCATACCAAGACATCGTAATGATGCACATAGACTTATAGAAGAGTGCATGCTTGTAGCAAATGTTGCGGCAGCTAAGTTTACTATTAAGCACAAAAAGACATCACCATTTAGAGTTCATAGTGAGCCTAAAGAAGATAGAATGGAAACTCTTAAGAAGTATCTTGCTAAGCATGGTATTCATTTTGCTTATGGCAAGAATGGTAAAGTTACTCCGAAAGCATTAGCACAAATGCTAGCTAGTATAAAAGATCGTCCAGATTATGACGATATTCAGATGATGACTTTACGTAGTATGAATCAGGCTGTATATAGCATAAATAATGATGGACACTTTGGATTAGCATATAGTGAATATACGCATTTCACCTCACCAATTCGTAGATATCCAGATTTAGTGGTACACAGAATAATAAAATCAATTATTGGTGAATATGAGCATGGCGCTGCTGACTATAAACCTTCTGAATTAGCAAATATTTGTGAAAATGCTTCTGATCAAGAGCGAAATGCTGATGCAGCCTCTAAGCAAGTTGAGAATTGGTTGAAGTGCTACTTTATGCAAGATTATATTGGTCATGTTTTAGAAGCTCAAATTAAGCATGTTAATGGTTTAGGTCTATTTGCTGAGCTAAAAGATATGTATATAGAAGGTTTAATACATGTCTCAGCTATTCCTGGTGATTACTATATTTATGACGAAGCTAAAGATATATTAATTGGTAAACGAACCCATAAAGTCTATAAAATTGGTCAAGATATCACGGTAAGAGTTGTCCGAGCTGATCTTGAAAGAATTCATATAGATTTTGAGCTGTATGATCCACGTAAGTCATTTGTTGAGAATAGCTCAGCTAAGCCATTTGCAAAAAAACTAAAAAAAATTAAAAAAGCTAAAAAGAAAAAAGTAAGAAGTAGAAAAAAGAATAAAACAAAAGCAAAATTAGCACACTAA
- the lepB gene encoding signal peptidase I, protein MEILNYILNLGFTFWLLFLTIASGLIYIIDFVFFQKSRLAAYADELKGLSKKQKRQFYKDRGLKAPFIADQARSLFSVFFVVFILRTFLIGNFLIPTASMTPTLPVGDFIFVNKTAYGIRAPFTNETLIKVGEPKRGDIVVFHFPVNPNVDFVKRVIGLPGDVISYKDKMLTINGKKLEYTNCNRDAMNYYNQSLAAGSGDTVCTENLDGVKHEVDWIEFVKGTDFEDLKVPAGSYFVMGDNRDNSEDSRYWGFVPEKDLVGKAKVVWMSWDKIDKKVRWDEIGKVF, encoded by the coding sequence ATGGAAATCTTAAACTATATTTTAAATTTGGGATTTACTTTTTGGCTTTTATTCTTAACCATTGCTAGTGGCTTAATTTATATTATCGATTTTGTGTTCTTCCAAAAATCAAGATTAGCGGCATATGCTGATGAATTAAAAGGTCTTTCTAAGAAGCAAAAACGCCAGTTCTATAAAGATAGAGGATTAAAAGCACCTTTTATTGCTGATCAGGCGAGGTCTTTATTTAGTGTATTTTTTGTAGTATTTATACTTAGAACTTTCTTGATTGGTAACTTTTTAATTCCAACTGCATCAATGACACCAACTCTTCCAGTTGGTGATTTTATTTTTGTCAATAAAACTGCTTATGGTATCAGAGCACCATTTACTAATGAAACTTTAATAAAAGTTGGTGAACCTAAAAGAGGTGATATTGTAGTATTTCATTTTCCAGTTAATCCTAATGTTGATTTTGTCAAGCGAGTGATTGGATTACCAGGTGATGTAATTTCATATAAAGATAAAATGCTAACGATAAATGGTAAAAAGCTTGAGTATACTAACTGTAATCGTGATGCTATGAACTATTATAATCAGTCTTTAGCTGCTGGTAGCGGTGATACAGTATGTACTGAGAACCTTGATGGTGTTAAGCATGAGGTTGATTGGATAGAGTTTGTCAAGGGGACTGATTTCGAGGATCTTAAAGTTCCAGCTGGTAGTTATTTTGTCATGGGAGATAATCGTGATAATAGTGAAGATAGTCGCTATTGGGGTTTTGTACCTGAGAAAGATTTAGTTGGCAAAGCAAAAGTTGTTTGGATGAGCTGGGATAAGATAGATAAAAAGGTTCGCTGGGATGAAATTGGTAAGGTCTTTTAA
- a CDS encoding chalcone isomerase family protein: MLRKLLIIIFISLPLFSVAEELTLQQIKSQQSQQVGKVHFTKCFFDVYDAELYSENGHFSWDKPFLLKIHYLRSFSGKNIANHTVKEIAGQHPQLAHTTLDKYKEIFARLMPDVKDGTNLYGYMDKDGNGYIYSDKGLLGEIPTKTLSKYFFEIWLSDKSSHIKLLKQLRGL, from the coding sequence ATGCTTAGGAAACTACTAATAATTATTTTTATTAGTTTACCTCTATTTAGTGTGGCTGAAGAGCTAACTTTACAACAAATAAAATCACAACAATCACAACAAGTTGGTAAAGTACATTTTACTAAATGTTTTTTTGATGTTTATGATGCTGAGCTTTACAGTGAAAATGGTCATTTTAGCTGGGATAAACCTTTTTTACTCAAAATTCATTATCTCAGAAGTTTTAGTGGTAAGAATATTGCGAATCATACGGTCAAAGAAATTGCTGGCCAACATCCACAACTAGCACATACTACCCTTGATAAATACAAAGAAATTTTTGCCAGATTAATGCCAGATGTAAAAGATGGCACAAATCTATATGGTTACATGGATAAAGATGGTAATGGGTATATCTATTCAGATAAAGGTTTACTTGGTGAAATACCAACTAAAACTCTTTCAAAATATTTTTTTGAAATATGGCTTAGTGATAAATCATCTCATATTAAACTATTAAAACAGTTGAGGGGCTTATGA
- a CDS encoding DUF3833 domain-containing protein, giving the protein MKKLISKIGVIIMALGLFGCSADILSYKGEGPKLDLQQYLQGKIVGTGIIQDYKGKVTKQFDFSGTASWDGNLGTFDEYMVYYDGQKDHRIWKIKKISDNYYEGTTADVIGIAKIYVEGNAMNWQYQMDIPVGDKKYKINFDDWMYLMNDGVLINKNSFKKFGLTVGSLTLFMHKEKTGA; this is encoded by the coding sequence ATGAAGAAATTAATATCTAAAATAGGAGTAATTATTATGGCGCTAGGATTATTTGGCTGCTCTGCTGATATATTAAGTTATAAAGGTGAAGGACCAAAGCTTGATTTGCAGCAATACCTACAAGGTAAAATTGTTGGCACAGGAATTATTCAAGACTATAAAGGTAAAGTTACCAAGCAATTTGACTTCTCTGGTACTGCTAGCTGGGATGGTAATCTTGGCACATTTGATGAGTATATGGTCTACTATGATGGTCAGAAAGATCATCGCATTTGGAAGATTAAGAAGATATCTGATAACTATTATGAAGGTACTACAGCTGATGTAATTGGCATAGCCAAAATCTATGTTGAAGGTAATGCAATGAATTGGCAGTATCAAATGGATATCCCTGTTGGCGATAAAAAATACAAAATTAATTTTGATGATTGGATGTATTTGATGAATGATGGTGTACTTATAAATAAAAACTCATTTAAGAAGTTTGGTTTAACTGTAGGTTCTTTAACATTATTCATGCATAAGGAAAAAACAGGAGCATAA
- the rnc gene encoding ribonuclease III has translation MVPEYSRFYNILGYKFKDYTLLIRALTHRSKTKKNYERLEFLGDSVLSFVIAEVLYKQFTDLDEGKLSQLRSKLVKGATLAQLASSLKMDEYIILGASEQGGHKREKILEDVFEAVIGAIYLDSDFATVKKVILRWYQPIILSINLDTIKVKDSKSKLQEILLQNALSLPEYSIETIEGKDHEQEFTVVAMSKDLNLQVKAQGTSRKKAEQKAAEKMIEMLSQQGLHEKK, from the coding sequence ATGGTTCCTGAATATTCACGATTTTATAACATTCTTGGCTATAAATTCAAAGATTATACTCTTCTTATAAGAGCCTTAACACATCGAAGTAAGACTAAGAAAAATTATGAAAGATTAGAGTTTCTTGGTGACTCTGTTCTAAGTTTTGTAATTGCTGAAGTTTTGTATAAACAATTTACAGATTTGGATGAAGGAAAACTATCGCAACTAAGATCTAAATTAGTCAAAGGAGCAACTTTAGCACAATTAGCTTCAAGTCTTAAAATGGATGAGTACATTATCTTAGGTGCTAGTGAACAGGGTGGTCACAAGCGTGAGAAAATATTAGAGGATGTTTTTGAAGCTGTGATAGGAGCTATTTATTTGGATAGTGATTTTGCAACAGTCAAGAAAGTCATATTAAGATGGTATCAGCCAATAATATTGAGTATCAATCTAGATACTATCAAGGTCAAAGATAGCAAATCAAAGCTTCAAGAGATTTTGCTACAGAATGCTTTGAGTTTGCCAGAATATAGTATTGAAACTATAGAGGGTAAAGACCATGAGCAGGAATTTACTGTAGTTGCTATGTCAAAAGATTTAAATCTTCAAGTTAAAGCTCAGGGTACTTCACGGAAAAAAGCTGAGCAAAAAGCGGCTGAAAAAATGATAGAAATGTTATCACAACAAGGCTTACATGAAAAAAAATAG
- the qseB gene encoding response regulator QseB, which translates to MRILLAEDDLHLGEGLLEALQKEGLIVNLVSDGEAAQTFIESGLYDIIVLDIGMPIKTGLEVLRNVRNRGIKVPIILLTARDGLEDRIKGLDLGADDYLTKPFELKELVARIKAISRRIDTRSGKSVNEEIRFGDYSFNPSSETVTKDGVIIPVSKKELALLAILVQNAGRVVPKTQLLEEVYSTDKEMDTNTLEVHMHNLRKKINIPNFIQTIRGVGYFVQKDKVIK; encoded by the coding sequence ATGAGAATATTGTTGGCTGAAGATGATCTTCATTTGGGTGAAGGCTTATTAGAAGCTTTGCAAAAAGAGGGTTTGATTGTAAATCTCGTTTCAGATGGTGAGGCAGCACAGACTTTTATAGAATCTGGATTGTATGATATCATTGTTTTGGATATTGGTATGCCAATAAAAACAGGATTGGAAGTTCTAAGAAACGTTAGAAATAGAGGTATTAAAGTACCAATAATACTGTTGACAGCTAGAGATGGTCTCGAAGATAGGATTAAAGGTCTTGATCTTGGTGCTGATGATTATCTAACTAAGCCATTTGAGTTAAAAGAGCTAGTTGCTAGAATTAAAGCTATTTCTCGTCGTATTGATACTAGATCTGGTAAAAGTGTTAATGAAGAGATTAGATTTGGTGATTATAGTTTTAACCCAAGTTCTGAAACAGTAACTAAAGATGGTGTTATAATTCCAGTTTCAAAAAAAGAGTTAGCGCTTTTAGCTATATTGGTACAAAATGCTGGTAGAGTAGTACCAAAGACACAGCTTTTAGAAGAAGTATATTCTACTGATAAGGAAATGGATACAAACACCCTAGAAGTACATATGCATAATTTAAGAAAGAAAATTAACATTCCTAATTTTATACAGACTATTAGAGGTGTTGGTTACTTTGTACAAAAGGATAAAGTAATTAAGTAA
- the truB gene encoding tRNA pseudouridine(55) synthase TruB: MKKNRLNLNGVVVINKTKGVSSNKVLQQLKYLFNAQKAGHTGTLDPMATGVLPICFGRATKIAQYLLDADKEYIATIRLGIETDSGDDEGQIIAKSTNIPELSAEYLETVLANFRDNISQIPPMYSALKYNGQPLYKIAREGKSVEIKPRNIKIYELKLLDFDKDTLKVRVKCSKGTYIRSLAIDIGKKLNCGGHLIALQRTQSGPFKLAQAFELEQLKDLSFEQKIASITNIESVFIDKPIYSLLEEEKDDLYKRGLLADKPHLDGTVRIYDVEKFVAIAEFDKGKLINKKFFDQDILISE; encoded by the coding sequence ATGAAAAAAAATAGACTAAACTTAAATGGCGTAGTTGTTATTAATAAGACTAAAGGTGTTAGTTCAAATAAAGTTTTACAGCAGCTAAAGTATTTATTTAATGCACAAAAAGCAGGTCATACGGGTACTTTGGATCCTATGGCGACCGGGGTTCTACCGATATGTTTTGGCAGAGCTACAAAAATAGCACAATACCTACTTGATGCTGATAAAGAGTATATAGCTACAATTAGACTCGGTATTGAAACTGATAGTGGTGATGATGAGGGTCAAATAATAGCAAAAAGCACTAACATCCCTGAGTTATCTGCGGAATATTTAGAAACGGTTTTAGCAAATTTTCGTGACAATATCTCACAGATTCCACCTATGTACTCAGCACTTAAATATAATGGACAGCCCCTTTATAAGATTGCCAGAGAAGGTAAGAGTGTTGAGATTAAACCAAGAAATATTAAAATTTATGAGTTAAAGCTATTAGATTTTGACAAAGATACTTTGAAAGTTAGAGTTAAATGTTCAAAGGGAACATATATCCGTAGTTTGGCGATAGATATTGGTAAGAAACTAAATTGTGGTGGACATTTGATAGCTTTACAAAGAACTCAAAGTGGACCTTTTAAATTAGCCCAAGCTTTTGAGTTAGAACAACTAAAAGATTTAAGTTTTGAGCAAAAAATTGCTAGTATAACTAATATAGAGAGTGTATTTATCGACAAACCAATATATTCTTTATTAGAAGAAGAAAAAGATGATTTATATAAAAGAGGACTCCTCGCTGACAAACCTCATCTTGATGGAACGGTCAGGATATATGATGTTGAGAAGTTTGTTGCTATAGCAGAGTTTGATAAAGGTAAGTTGATTAATAAAAAATTTTTTGATCAGGATATATTGATAAGTGAGTAA